A portion of the SAR324 cluster bacterium genome contains these proteins:
- the rplJ gene encoding 50S ribosomal protein L10, whose protein sequence is MDKISKEAVVQELKTVFSKASSAVLVDYRGMENNKVVELRKQLYDNASKMKVVKNTLAKIAAKDTPFEKITDKFVDTRAIVFSEKDAVAQAKILSTFSKANPALVILGGLLTDKKKTSVLNPDEIKVLAELPPKEELLAKLLYLMQAPASQFVRTLNEVPAKFVRALSAIAESKK, encoded by the coding sequence GTGGATAAAATATCAAAAGAAGCGGTGGTTCAGGAGCTGAAAACTGTTTTCAGCAAGGCATCTTCTGCTGTTTTGGTCGATTACCGCGGAATGGAAAACAATAAGGTTGTGGAGTTGCGCAAGCAGCTTTATGACAATGCTTCCAAGATGAAGGTAGTCAAAAATACGTTGGCCAAAATCGCGGCAAAAGATACTCCTTTTGAAAAAATTACCGATAAATTTGTTGATACCCGTGCCATTGTTTTTAGTGAAAAGGATGCAGTTGCCCAGGCAAAAATACTGTCAACCTTTTCCAAAGCAAATCCGGCATTAGTGATTCTGGGAGGTTTGCTCACAGATAAGAAAAAAACATCCGTGTTGAATCCGGATGAAATTAAAGTACTGGCAGAACTGCCTCCAAAAGAGGAACTACTTGCCAAATTGTTGTACTTGATGCAGGCACCTGCGTCACAATTTGTAAGAACTTTGAACGAAGTTCCCGCCAAATTTGTGCGTGCATTGTCCGCCATTGCTGAATCAAAAAAATAA